A region of Chelonia mydas isolate rCheMyd1 chromosome 7, rCheMyd1.pri.v2, whole genome shotgun sequence DNA encodes the following proteins:
- the HMX2 gene encoding homeobox protein HMX2, which translates to MSNKEDPSKCCPAAAPISSFTIQSILGSGTSEGGREPSSKAAGAWPGRKLSLSVSSEEEEPEESWKHHGCFCPETQGPKETCHKHQPISFTCLSNPKGNGGAMTVNTDRTQFLSQSQQDLKEEKEKHFPPNSPSSGERQRDGGDRQANSAKKKTRTVFSRSQVYQLESTFDMKRYLSSSERACLASSLQLTETQVKTWFQNRRNKWKRQLSAELEAANMAHASAQTLVGMPLVFRDNSLLRVPVPRSIAFPAPLYYPGSNLSALPLYNLYNKIDY; encoded by the exons ATGAGCAACAAAGAAGACCCGAGCAAGTGTTGCCCCGCAGCCGCTCCGATCTCCAGTTTTACCATCCAGTCCATCCTGGGCAGCGGTACCtcggaagggggcagggagcccagttCCAAGGCAGCGGGCGCCTGGCCGGGCAGGAAGCTAAGTCTGTCCGTGTCCTCAGAGGAAGAGGAGCCGGAGGAGAGCTGGAAACATCACGGCTGCTTCTGTCCTGAGACGCAGGGCCCCAAAGAAACTTGCCACAAACACCAGCCCATCAGTTTCACGTGTCTCA GCAATCCAAAGGGGAATGGAGGAGCAATGACGGTAAATACAGACAGGACGCAATTCCTCTCCCAATCCCAACAGGACttgaaggaggaaaaagagaaacacTTCCCTCCAAACTCCCCGTCTTCTGGGGAGAGACAAAGGGACGGAGGGGACAGGCAGGCTAATTCAGCCAAAAAGAAGACCCGCACTGTTTTCTCCCGGAGCCAAGTGTACCAGTTGGAATCTACCTTTGACATGAAGCGATACCTGAGCAGCTCGGAGAGGGCCTGCTTGGCCTCCAGTTTGCAGCTGACGGAGACCCAGGTGAAAACCTGGTTCCAGAACCGCAGGAACAAATGGAAAAGGCAACTCTCGGCAGAACTGGAGGCGGCCAATATGGCTCATGCCTCAGCTCAGACACTAGTGGGGATGCCCCTGGTTTTCAGAGACAATTCCCTTCTGAGAGTGCCAGTGCCCAGGTCGATCGCCTTCCCAGCCCCTTTATACTACCCAGGCAGCAACTTGTCAGCCTTACCTCTCTATAATCTTTACAACAAGATCGACTACTGA